The DNA region TACAACCCTGAGAGCTGCTCAGCGACGTGTTGAACTTCATTACATGAATTACAAACGGCTTTGACTTTGAAAATAGAAATCAGTCGGAGCTGTTGGAGTTGTGCGTTTGAAATACAAAGTAATTCTCAAGTGGAAAAGAAGTCTTTATCAATGTATTGATACGCCCATATATGGTGTTAGAGGTGACGTCATTATCTGGATCTGTATTCGGATAGAAGACCAGAAGTGGATGTAGTTTATACCAGAAGCCGGTTAAATCTGGCAAATGCTGACATTTTTAACCTggtagaataataataatatttataataataataacaataaaaataaactttatttattgggCACTTTTAATATAAGAGATTCACatttaatgcaacacatttaaacgAGATCAATacaatttacatatttaaacatgaacacttaaTTAACctaagttctgtgtgttgacaggatttagtgatttatggagtgatacaaagacagatccagaatctgtacaaacctttgacatgtgaacaacatgaaacactttgaacctgcttcatccagacttcactttatatctggaTGGCTTCAGTCGgtattgttagtatttagtatttattgttagtatttattgttagtatttattgttagtatttagtattcattgttagtatttagtatgtattgttagtatttagtattcattgttagtatttagtatttattgttagtatttagtattcattgttagtatttagtatttattgttagtatttagtattcattgttagtatttagtatttattgttagtatttagtattagtattagtatttagtatttattgttagtatttagtatttattgttagtatttagtattagtatttagtatttattgttagtattagtatttattgttagtatttagtatttattgttagtatttagtattcattgttagtatttagtatttattgttagtatttagtattcattgttagtatttagtatttattgttagtatttattgttagtatttagtattcattgttagtatttagtattagtatttagtatttattgttagtatttagtattcattgttagtatttagtattcattgttagtatttagtatttattgttagtatttagtatttattgttagtatttagtattcattgttagtatttagtatttattgttagtatttagtatttattgttagtatttagtatttattgttagtatttagtatttattgttagtatttagtattcattgttagtatttagtattcattgttagtatttagtatttattgttagtatttagtattcattgttagtatttagtattcattgttagtatttagtatttattgttagtattgttagtatttagtattcattgttagtatttagtatttattgttagtatttagtattcattgttagtatttagtatttattgttagtatttagtattcattgttagtatttagtatttattgttagtatttagtatttattgttagtatttagtatgtATTGTTAGTATATATTGTTAGTATTcattgttagtatttagtatttattgttagtatttagtatgtattgttagtatttagtatgtattgttagtatttattgttagtatttagtattcattgttagtatttattgttagtatttagtattcattgttagtatttagtatttattgttagtattagtatttattgttagtatttagtattcattgttagtatttagtattcattgttagtattagtattcattgttagtattattgtagtattagtattcattgttagtatttagtatttattgttagtatttagtatttattgttagtatttagcATTTActgttagtatttagtatttattgttagtatttagtatttattgttagtatttagcATTTACTGTTAGTATTTAGCAGGACTCATGTTGAGCTCATGAGGCTCACAGGATGTTCAGCACCGTCAGTGATGACTCCACAGTTGTCTCCACATCCAGAGCCTCTCAGCAGCTGATGTCATATATATGTTAAGTGTTAACATGTCTTCTCTGAGATAAAGAGCACAACACATGTATGTAATATGTGCATGTTGCAGAGTTCAGGTAAATAAAAGAGAATCCTGAGCCGTCGTCTCTCaggaaagaaacacagcagGACTCCATCTCCACTTTGAAGCTCGAtgtgtttttcagatttctgtcCAATTAAAGGAACTGAAACACGTCGACGCAAGAAAAGAGACGAGGTGTGCAGAATTATGCTTCTGGATCTTTGTGAGCTCATGTGGGAAACTGCTGTTCTCTGCTTTGAAGTACGTCTCGTGATATTAATATGATGCAAAAGTTACAAGATTTCAGGGTGAATTTCTGGTTAACGAAGACCTTAAAGGGACAGATCACCCCAAATTCAGAAACATatattttcctcttacctgtagtgctgcAGACCTTCTGtctaatatgatataatataatatataatatatatataatatataatgcatCTCCATGGCACTAACTTTACTCTCATGTAGGGACTGTTTTCTTTCCAGAAAGCGTGCATCCACTCAGGGACGAGAGGCTCCTTTTAGccacaacatgcagatgtttcaGCAGACAAGCTCTAAAGATGGATGCTCGACCTGCTCAGCACTGAGCGGCACCGCGGGAGCAGCCGGCTGGGGAACGTGGTGGAGCAGTGACTCCACATGTATGTTGCTCTGTGTGCACTCAACACGTAAATGAGCCGCTGTTTGTCACATCAACCTTAAAGGTGAAAATACATCAGCGTtgcaaaaacaatcaataaatgCATCTTTTAAATGAGGACCAGGCGACACTGTTTCTCTCCTTCAGCATCATTTAGCTGCAGCTTCCTGTGAGTATTGGTGAGACCCCAGAAAGCCCAGCTGTCACTCCAGAGACTTCATCCCCATTCTGTGATGGCGGCTCCATCGGCCTCCACAGCTGCCAAGGATTTCATGGAGCTGCAGGCGGAGAcctaagagtgtgtgtgatggtgaaCCAACAGGCCTTTGGGAGCCCATTGACGCCCAGCAGCGATATTACTCTGGGTTCTCATTAAAGGGAACACTCTCCACTTGTTTCTCCGTTCCCACAACACAATGAAATCCTAAAGCACTGATCACATCACATCCTCTCAAtttcaaatgacattttcacCACCGTTCGGGGCTCATTTCAGAATAAGAAATGACTTTCACAATTCCTGTCACATCCCTGCAAGTGCCCCTCCAACAGGATGCTGGGCACTCGGCTGAATAGGGCCTGATTTTGATGATCGCTCCATTCAGGACGAGtaagaaaggaaataaaactgCCGGTCTTTATATCAAGAGCTCTGTTAATCAGTGTTGAGAAGGGAATAAAAAATGCATTCAATCTCACTTTGTGTGGCCTTCAGGGCGACTCCACAGGACATGAAGGACAATAGAAGAGATTCAGCTGTGGAATATGAAGCTACGCTGCAACACAGAGCAGAATATGCCTCCTTCACTGGAAACAAGGCCCCGTGCCTTAATCTGAATGTGTTATACTGATGTACAACTCTGCAGAGGATACACTGTGGAAGGTAGGAGAGGTCACGGGATGACTTGCTCACAGTAAGGAGGGTCAGCTGTCTCTTCAGGCCGACACGAGGCTCCACACTGTagatcagcagctgcaggacacTCTCCTTCCTCACACCGCTCTGCTGCCGTGCAGCTCAGCAGccgactttaaaaaaaataaagtcaatatTTGTAAAGTACAAAAGGAGATGAATGAACACAGGAActgaaaagtgacagaaataaaaatgactttcagAATCCGCCGCCTGCAGGAgctctgtctgcgtgtctgtctgcgtgtctgtctgcctgtctgtgtgtgtgtctgtgtgtctgcctctgtctgtctgtctgtgtgtctgtctctgtctgtctgcgtgtctgtctgtgtgtctgtctgtctgtgtgtctgtctgtgtgtctgtgtgtctgcgtgtgtgtgtgtctgtgtgtctgtgtgtgtctgtctgtgtgtctgtctgtctgtgtgtctgtctgtctgtgtgtctgcgtgtgtgtgtgtctgtgtgtctgtgtgtgtctgtctgtctgtgtgtgtctgtgtgtctgtgtctgtctctctgtctgtgtgtctgtgtgtctgtctgtgtgtctgtctgtctgtctgtctgtgtctgtctgtctgtctgtgtgtgtgtctgtctctgtctgcgtgtctgtctgtctgtctgtctgtgtgtgtgtctgtctgtgtgtctgtctgtgtgtctgtctttctgtgtgtctgtgtgcctgtctctgtctgtctgtgtgtctgtgtgtgtgtctgtgtgtctgtctgtgtgtctgtgtgtctgtctgtgtgtctgtgtgtctgtctgtgtgtttgtctatgtgtctgtctgtctgtctgtgtgtctgtctgtgtgtctgcgtgtctgtctgtctgtgtgtgtgtgtgtctgtctgcgtgtctgcctgtgtctgtctctttgtctgtgtgtctgcgtgtctgtctgtgtgtctatgtgtctgtgtgtctgtgtgtctgtctctgtctgtctgtctgtatgtctgtgtgtctatgtgtctgtctgtgtgtctgtgtgtctgtctgtgtgtctgtgtgtctgtctgtctgtctgtctgtctgtgtgtctgtgtgtctgcgtgtctgtctgtgtctgtctgtgtgtctgtatgtctgtctgtgtctgtctctctgtctgtgtgtctgcgtgtctgtctgtgtctgtctctccgtctgtctgtctgtctgtctgcctgcctgtgtgtgtgtgtctgtctgcctgtctgtctgtctgtctgtctgtgtgtctgtctgtgtgtgtgtctgtctgtctctctgtctgtctgcgtgtctatctgtctgtgtgtctgtgtgtctgtgtgtctgtgtgtctgtgtgtctgtctctgtctgtctgcgtgtctgtctgtctgtgtgtctgtgtgtctgtgtgtctgtgtgtctgcgtgtctgtctgtgtgtgtgtgtctgtgtgtctgtgtgtctgtgtgtctgtctgtctgtctgtgtgtctgtgtgtctgcgtgtctgtctgtgtgtgtgtgtgtctgtctgcgtgtctgtctgtgtctgtctctctgtctgtgtgtctgcgtgtctgtctgtgtctgtctctccgtctgtctgtctgtctgtctgtctgcctgcctgtgtgtgtgtctgtctgtctgtctgtgtgtctatgtgtctgtgtgtctgtgtgtctgtctgtctgtctgtgtgtctatgtgtctgtctgtctgtctgtgtgtgtgtgtctgtctgtctgtctgtgtgtgtgtctgtctgtctgtctgtctgtctgtctgtctgtctgtctgtgtgtgtgtgtctgtctgtctgtgtgtctgtgtgtctgtctgtgtgtccgtgtgtgtctgtctgtctgtctgtgtgtctgtctgtgtgtctgtctgtgtgtctgcctgcctgtctgtcagcaggtgGGTGTAGCACGTTCCTGGTCCTGGGGCGGCGCTGCATTAAGCTTCCCTCTGGTTAACGTTGTGAGTTACACATAACTGTCACTCATCTGTGTTGTTTATGCATCTCCACTTAAAGCTCCTGAACGCAGCCAGGTAGGTGAAGCGACTTCCTACATCAGGAAATGGGCTCATGagaggagcacctgaacgcaccgcTGGTGGAGGTCTGCTCGAGTCTAGTTTATTTAATGTACGATGTAAAGACGTCAGTGATCTGAAATAACACCGCTTGTTATTGTGACTGTAGTGAAGACCAGAGGACAACATCCCAGAGATTATCACAGACAGATTATCACAGACAGATGATCACAGACAGATGATCACAGACAGATGATCACAGACAGATGATCACAGACAGATTATCACAGACAGATTATCACAGACAGATGATCACAGACAGATTATCACAGACAGATTATCACAGACAGATGATCACAGACAGATGATCACAGACAGATTATAACAGGCAGATGATCACAGACAGATTATCACAGACAGATTATCACAGACAGATTATAACAGGCAGATTATCACAGACAGATTATCACAGACAGATGATCACAGACAGATGATCACAGACAGATTATAACAGGCAGATTATCACAGACAGATTCTCACAGACAGAGTTCCATTTAGTGGCATCTTCTGCTCCGAACTGACTGATGTAGATGTTCTGCATTCCTCGTAAAAACttgccaccccccccccccccccccccccaaagataataaacataaatatagaatataagagaaatgtaataataacatgAACTGGTCACCAGCAGCTGCTTGAATCTGctccagactctggtgctggtccaccgtgctgtgagtGGATCCTTCTACATCCTGGACACGGTCCAACCAAACAccagctctctcacttctctctgcatcgtccaatcagctctctcacttctctctgcatcgaccaatcagctctctcgcttctctctgcatcgtccaatcagctctctcacttctctctgcatcgtccaatcagctctctcacttctctctgcatcgaccaatcagctctctcacttctctctgcatcgtccaatcagctctctcacctctctctgcatcgTCCAAtcagtttgtcttatttgaagtatatatagaatagaagaaaaatacaattaaaaatatgtacaatatatctggATTAAAAATGGACGAGCTTGTGCAGTTTTTGGGGAGAGGCCTGAATGTTTCGGTCGGATACTTAAAGATCTGACTGACTCAGTGAGATGTCCCCTCACACAGGCCTGGAGCCCTTTGCAGTGAATGTGGTTATAATAAGGACAAGCGTGCTTTTATTTGTCATCATCTTTAATGCGCTAATGTACGCTGAAGACAGATTCCACCATCTGCTGCAGTCTGCACACGGCAGGACGGACCTGGAATAACAGTGCATGCAGCACAATCCTGGGACTGTGCacggtgtgtgtgactgtgcacggtgtgtgtgactgtgcagTCAGATGTGCAGCAGGTAACAGGAAGTCCCCTGTACGTTTGACTTCAGTGATTAATGATATCAGCGTTGGTGCAGAAGGATATGAGATATTCTCACTGTGCATTtcttattgtttgtgttgttattgtgtgcTACGctcatacttttattttgtgtgtatgttttactgATGAATGAGTCTGCTACATGCCGTATGAGTTACAATAAATCATAGTGAAATACAATTATTGACGAATaagatacatttagtaaataTTCAAGATCAGTAAAAGAAGATATACAGTTTACatgcatatacatgtatatatgtgcgAAGCTGTGATATACATATGTTAATGACACACATGTGGCTGTACGTGTAAATGATCCTGCAGGTGATTAATGTCTGTTGTACATAAAGTTATAGAGTTTATAGCCTGCAGTTTTATAGGAGACTCAGCACATGAGAGGATTTAAATGCATGAAACAAGAAGCAGAGTAACACTGCCTCCAGGTGGAGCTGCAAGACAACAGATCTCAGATCAGACATCATGCACACgtttacattttcattgtgaTCACAGCGAACCACAAAGCACTTAACACTTCATTTCATCAGCATTAGTAAGTCTTATGTTTATAAGCCCACACTTGATATTGACTATAaagtttatttcattatttcccttattgtatttgtttgttttaatattgcATGTGTGAGcttgaattatattatatacttattGCTTTAAGTGAAATTATTGCTCCTGGttgatcaataaagtttatgtatatatatatatatatatatatatatatattaataaagttttatcaacgttttaaaatgtatcatgGAGGCTGAAGAAAAGCAGCACGAGAGGAACAAAGCATGAATGTACACTGCGGCACTTTGAactatttcatttcattgtatAATAATCCCGGTTATATCGCGTGTGGGGCTGACAGAAAACTACGTTTCCCACAATGCCGTGCGCTGTCAATAAGGAAATGAGTAGGTAAATATCTCTTCCTGACATCTGTAACTTGTGttcgcagtgtgtgtgtgtgaataacaaTGTTCTCTTTATTGCCACTGCTCTGCAGCAGCTTCGGTTACTTCCACacaacttaataataataataataataataataataataataataatcatcattttAATCGTCATTGTGAGACAAACTGCGACATTTGTCTCGTTTCAACGTCTTACTGTTTTCCTTCTTCTGGAACATTTTCCTGCAATAATCGTGGAAACTGTTGGAAGTTTGGACTCCGGAAGGTTACAGAAAGGTCATTTAATAATCTTTATAACAATAACTTCAGAGACTGTGCCcctaatttaatgtttttaaataagttacaatgaatgtttaatgtttaatgtttgttattgtgataATTGATGctttaataaacattatttcatTCACTATACGTCAAAATATTGTGAGTGTAAGATTCAAAGGTTTAAATATTTAGCTGTGAGTAAAGATAAAACCTTCCGATGCTTCTCCAGGTCAAAGAATTCAAACTACAGTAAAGTGCATTTCATCTAAGCACGCTTCCATGTGCGCATGATTATTGCACTAAAAGTGGTATTTAGATTGTTTTACTATTTACTTACAATGTTTTTACTGCACTAAGTAATATCTCATTAGTACTGTGCAAGATGCATTTAAATCCACTTTCAGATGACTATTAATCcacttattatatataagaaatatatttataattcaaTCAAATATGGggataatacattttaaatatcatttattaGAATTTGGATTCACtcacaaataatttaaatccACTAAATAAGAAGTGTTTTTAAGTATTGAttagttttaaaaaacatttaaaatgtatattttagtaTAAATTAAGCAGCAGTAATGATACCGAATGGTGCCATCagtatatggtgtatatatattccACTAACTCGGTAACTTAATCACAGTTACACTTATATTCTGTTTGTTTGAAGATTGTTTCATTGGCTGCGTGTTTTTAATTCCCCTCCAGCTGCTCTGATGAACGTCTCCACTCTCACTTTCCTTCTTATTTATAGGCAGCAGATGCAGCAGGACGTCCTCCGCTGCTCCTCCGCCTGCTTCCCCCTCCGCAGCTCCACCGAATGTGGAAGTGAAACCTCGGCTCACCCAGAGAAACACGAAGTGAGTGTCAGTTAAAGAATAACCAGAGAACATCACAAGGTAGAGCAATAACTTGTGCACGATGTGGAGTTAAGTTCACAAGtgttgcagctgctgctggacgaGGTGAGTTCATGATCTCACACCAGTTTATATGATTAATAATAAAGCTTTGAAGAAACCGGAGAATCTTTCAGCCGCTTCAATAGTTGAGATTGTTTTAAAGGAATTAAACGCTTTTGATTGTTTCTAGAGTTCGTTTGTGACGATGTTTACGTGGATTTTGGTTTTTAAAAGTCTTACAACGCCTGAAATTCAACAATCTAAAAATAATTCCTTCATTTCAATTCAAATATCCTAAAAAGGgttaaaaatgcaaagaaatgagAGGTTTTAATGAActattgcaatttaaaatctgggAACAtctactttttaaatattgtacagAACTCCAGACTCTGATTCATGcttcaataaacatttattcttCCATTTAGTTCATCGTAAAGTTCAAGTCCAAACTTTAACTTGCGTTAAGCTTTATGAGCCCAGTTTAGACATCGACGCTCCATATTGTTCTAGTGTTAACATAGTGAGAATCTGTCATATGctaaaagatatatatttatatatatctatatctatatacatatatatatatatctatatacatatatatatatatatatatatatatatatatatatatatatatatgtatatgtatatatatatatatatatatatatatatatatatatatacatatagatatatatatatatatatatatatatatatatatatatatatacatatagatatatatatatatatatatatatatatatatatatatatatatacatatagatatatatatatatatatatttatatatatatacctctcACATGTTTTAATGAAGTTAGCTCCAGTGTCGACAGGGCAGCGAGTATTATCATGTTGGGATCAGAACCTCACACCTCACATGATTAAAtggaatttttattttatttaattttaaaaatgtattaaaaaaaatatctttatgtaatttaatatttatatattttttatgtaatttaattaattacattttaattatatttattatttttatgtaattgaatttgtattatttattataattattgtattttcccACATTTCTACTGTACCTGGGCTGtttattaatatcatttaaaaagtctataaaaagaaaaaggaagtgcAACATGAAGCGACTTCTCATTTGTTCTGACAGTTGTTTTTATTGGTGCAGCCTGCAGATCTCTCCAGAATGGCGTCCATCGTGAGCTTCTACGTGTGCTACCTGTTGTGCCTGTGCCTGAGCCTGGCctgcgtggtgtgtgtgtgtgtgtggaacagcCACTGGCGCGGCGGTTTTGCGTGGGACGGCTCGGTGCTGCAGTTCAACTGGCACCCCGTCCTCATGGTGACGGGGCTGCTGGTGCTGTACGGCAACGGTGAGGCAGCTCTTCAAACGCTTTAATTTCTCCTTCTCACTTCTGCTTTGCCGTCAGACTGTAGTAATATCATCTCACTTTACAGGTTCCACagcacaaatgttttcattgtgacGTCTGAGGAGCCGGGACACTAAAGTCAAATCTGTGTATCAACACAAATGTTCCTTTAGGGCCGATTTCACTTCAAAGCCTTTATCTGCCGAAGTCATCGACTCTGATTGCAGCtccaaactcaaacacacagtttaCTACGACACTGATCTCCacatagtgtgtgtgagcgtgttagCAGAGGATGCCTTCAGGCACAGTGCTGAGTGTAGGTCACCACAGCGTCACATCGTGCACACATCGTGCTCACATCGTGCACACATCGTGCTCACATCGTCCACACATCGTGCACACATCGTGCTCACATCGTCCACACATCGTGCACACATCGGGCTCACATCGTGCTCACATCGTGCACACATCGTGCACACATCGTGCACACATCGTGCACACATCGTGCACACATCGTGCTCACATCGTGCTCACATCGTGCACACATCGTGCTCACATCGTCCACACATCGTGCACACATCGTGCTCACATCGTGCTCACATCGTGCTGACATCGTGCACACATCGTGCTCACATCGTGCACACATCGTGCACACATCGTGCTCACATCGTGCTCACATCGTGCACACATCGTGCACACATCGTGCTCACATCGTGCTCACATCGTGCACACATCGTGCTCACATCGTGCTCACATCGTCCACACATTTAGTTGGGATGTACAGATTTCAGTCCATAGTGTAAGCAAACCTCCAAAACCACcagatcctacatttcccataatgcaactcagtCGCACCTTCCGTTAGACTTCTCATCAGGTGTTTCGTGCCATCTCTCCTGCAGCGGCGGTGTTGTACCGCGTGCCCCTGACCTGGGGTCAGAACAAGCGTCCCTGGAAGCTGCTGCACGCTGCTCTCATGCTGCTCGCCCTCGTCCTCTCCATCGTGGGGCTCTGTGCCGTGTTCAACTTCCACAACGCCGTCAACACTCCCAACCTCTACTCTTTGCACAGCTGGATTGGAATCGCAGCTACAGCTCTGTTTGCCTTACAGGTACacgtttatttaaaaagtcttaGAAGGCATTACATCTAAAAAATAACGCCTTCAATCAATCGTTGCTTTTAAGAAAGTAGGATTTTTATTCATCTCAAAATAATTGTTAAcatctattttttaaatcatttattgaaTCCTctcatttcaatatttaaaatgtgtgtgtctctccagtGGGTTTTGGGTCTGGCTGTGTTCCTGCTGCCCTGCCCCCCCGCCTCTCTGCGTGCCCTCCTGAAACCCGTCCACGTGTGGATGGGGGGCAGCATCCTGTGGCTCTGCATCGCCGCCTGCATCTCCGGCATCAACGAGAAACTCTTCTTCGTTCTGTGAGATCCATGTTTCTGAGTTTCTCTTGTTTCAGATTGTTGTTCTGTCCTGATATCGATCATTTCATTTCTCCATAAAGAAGGTTTGTCTGGTATTTCAATCAGTAAATGTCTCACTGTAGATGAAACCTGGTGAAACCTGTTGTGTAAATACTTGAGAAGATTAAAGTAGTAgagaaaagatgaataaatccagGCCGAGCTTATAGTCTGATagaaatgatttaaaacactttaataaGGTTTAGTGTGTGAAGCAGGCGACTCTTGGATTGTCCTGCTGAGTTTGTAAACGTAAAGTGACACGCGGTGAATGattgaaatacaaataataattccTTTATTTACAGATGATATAATTCTCCTTGTGTGTTCTCCTGCAGTAAAGGCGGCGCTGCTGAGGCGTACGCCAGCCTTCCAGCCGAGGCTCTGTTGGGAAACTGTTTAGGAGTTTTGATCGTAGCGTTCGGTTTGGTTGTCCTGAAGATCTTGTCCAACCAGAACTGGCAGCGCCCCCCCCGACTCCCGATCTGAGGATCTGGTTTACACGGTGAGAACATCAGGGCagatgtataatatatatataatatatatatatatatatatatatatatatatatatatatattgtgtgtgtatatatattatattatatatatatatatatatatatatatatatattgtgtgtgtgtatatattatattatatatatatatatatatatatatatatatattatattatatatatatatatatatattatattatatatatatatatatattatattatatatatatatatatatatatattatattatat from Cottoperca gobio chromosome 9, fCotGob3.1, whole genome shotgun sequence includes:
- the cyb561a3a gene encoding LOW QUALITY PROTEIN: lysosomal membrane ascorbate-dependent ferrireductase CYB561A3 (The sequence of the model RefSeq protein was modified relative to this genomic sequence to represent the inferred CDS: deleted 1 base in 1 codon), which codes for MPCAVNKEMSRQQMQQDVLRCSSACFPLRSSTECGSETSAHPEKHEPADLSRMASIVSFYVCYLLCLCLSLACVVCVCVWNSHWRGGFAWDGSVLQFNWHPVLMVTGLLVLYGNAAVLYRVPLTWGQNKRPWKLLHAALMLLALVLSIVGLCAVFNFHNAVNTPNLYSLHSWIGIAATALFALQWVLGLAVFLLPCPPASLRALLKPVHVWMGGSILWLCIAACISGINEKLFFVLKGGAAEAYASLPAEALLGNCLGVLIVAFGLVVLKILSNQNWQRPPDSRSEDLVYTPVLQEENE